One Peromyscus leucopus breed LL Stock chromosome 2, UCI_PerLeu_2.1, whole genome shotgun sequence DNA window includes the following coding sequences:
- the Ndufaf4 gene encoding NADH dehydrogenase [ubiquinone] 1 alpha subcomplex assembly factor 4: MGARVTRAFRNFNLESRAERELSRMKPSTAPKHPSTRSLLREQLSQHPEIKEEVSRKDNELLLLLKDVYVDSKDPVSSLPVKDGELQQKPKEFRLPIGHHLDKNVMDIPKGKISVVEALTLLNNHKLSPETWTAEKIAQEYYLELKDVNSLLKYFVTFEVKIFPPEDRKAIPSK, encoded by the exons ATGGGGGCTCGGGTGACGCGCGCCTTCAGGAACTTCAACCTGGAGAGCCGGGCGGAGCGGGAGCTCAGCCGGATGAAGCCCTCCACGGCCCCCAAGCACCCGTCCACCCGCAGCCTCCTGCGCGAGCAGCTGAGCC agCATCCAGAAATCAAagaggaagtttctagaaaagATAACGAGCTGTTGTTGTTACTAAAAGACGTCTATGTCGATTCCAAAGACCCGGTGTCTTCCTTGCCG GTAAAAGATGGTGAACTACAGCAAAAACCGAAGGAATTCAGACTTCCCATCGGACATCACTTGGATAAGAATGTCATGGACATTCCCAAAGGCAAAATTTCTGTTGTAGAAGCATTGACACTTCTCAATAATCATAAACTTTCTCCAGAAACGTGGACTGCTGAGAAAATTGCCCAAGAGTACTATTTAGAACTGAAAGATGTAAATTCccttctgaaatattttgttacttTTGAAGTCAAGATCTTCCCTCCTGAAGACAGGAAAGCAATACcgtcaaaatga